The sequence AGCCTGAACGCTATAGCTCCGGTGGTTTTTCTCCCAGTATATCCTCAATAGCCTCTCTGAATTTTTCTACATTTTCCTTGTGCCCAGATGCTGTCGATGCTTTTACTTCAGGAAGATTTGTTTGCTTGGCAAGTTCCATTTTCCCTGAAAACCCTTCTCTTTCACCGATATATGAATAGTACTTCATTAGCTCTTCTCCCACAAATAGGTCTTCTAATGCCAGAATAAATGGGTCGGCTTCAGATCCCCACTCCGTAATTGGCTTTATTTCCCACTCACAGACATCGTCTCCGGCACCTTCACATTTGGACTCTAATCCAAGGACGGGCCGCTCGATAAATCCGCTACACCAAGCAGATGCATAGCCCATTAAACTCCAGCAGACTGGTTGATCACTTTCACCGTTGTATATTATATGTTGCTGTGCTTCGTACGAGTTTTTCCATGTTCCTTTAAATAAAAAGTCCCCAGATTCACGATCATATTCAAGTTCTGTGGGAGATGCTGAGACCATTCCTTTATCGGTATGGATTTTTGGGCCTGCTTTTAGAAGTTCATCATCTGATTCGAATTCGTAGTTAGTATTGATTTGGAGGAAATCTGAATAGCCAGATTGAAATCCAAATCGGAAAAAGAATTTATATGCCTTTTCTTCTCCAAACTCATTTAATATCTGTTGCCGAAGTAATCCAAAGGCATCGGCATTTAATATCATCATTCTATCGTTGCGGAATGTATTAACACCAGGTTCGGTACCGTATTTCAAGTCCTCCTCGAGATCAAAGTCTGATGCTCTCATTCGGTCTAGGGTTACATCCACAGAGTGAAATATCTATAGGTTCAAGAAATGGTCGTGTTTAGTTAGTCTCATTGTGCCCAGTAGGCGAGGGTCTGGAGCTACGATTCGCCCGTATTCGGATCGACGTGACTGAATAAGTTTGAAAATGAAGGGGTTCGTCGATTTATCTCACAAAAGACACGTTCGATCGCGCTTCGATCGCCGTGGCGTTCGTACCGAAACGTGAGGCCACGTCGCTCGAGTGCGGTCTGCAGCTACGGGGCTGAATCGACGAGAACCACGGCGTCCTCGAATTCGTATTTCTCCTTCAGCTCACCGAGGAAACGTTCGGTAACTTCCGTTGTTCGGGTTGAATACAGCCGGACGTGCAGGATTTGTAGCTCGTTGGATCGACCGCCGTATACAGCCAGTACTGCTGGCCATCGATCCAGATCACCGTTTCGTCAAACCCAACCTGGTCAGGACTGGCCCAGATTACTGTGCAAGATTGGCCTTGTGCACCCAGTCGTGGACGGCTTTTCGACTCCGTTCGACACCGTACTTCTCGAGTTCTCGAACGGTATTCGAAAGCGATAGTCCGCCCAGATGGAGTCGAATACCGAGCGCCATCAGCTCACGCGGTGTCCGCTCTCGCTGCACAAACTCCACGTCGACCTATCCACTAGATCTCCAGAGGCGGGTTGTTTTAGACATAGGCACCGAACACTGCCACCGCTTCACCTCTTCATACCCAAACTAAACACCGCCGTAATCGTACCCACAATTTTCATCAAGTGACCCACCAACGTCAGTACTCCGAACGACTATTTCGTTATCAATCTCGTGGGCAGTAATTGTTGGGTC is a genomic window of Natrarchaeobaculum aegyptiacum containing:
- a CDS encoding XylR N-terminal domain-containing protein, translated to MRASDFDLEEDLKYGTEPGVNTFRNDRMMILNADAFGLLRQQILNEFGEEKAYKFFFRFGFQSGYSDFLQINTNYEFESDDELLKAGPKIHTDKGMVSASPTELEYDRESGDFLFKGTWKNSYEAQQHIIYNGESDQPVCWSLMGYASAWCSGFIERPVLGLESKCEGAGDDVCEWEIKPITEWGSEADPFILALEDLFVGEELMKYYSYIGEREGFSGKMELAKQTNLPEVKASTASGHKENVEKFREAIEDILGEKPPEL